From one Phocaeicola salanitronis DSM 18170 genomic stretch:
- a CDS encoding SusC/RagA family TonB-linked outer membrane protein: protein MRSKKSCKCSKKLLRALVLSALITVPSQFTAAQLNIALSNAPLGTVIKQIQSQSQYQFFYDDDLADTQVQSVNAQDASVEEVLEQALAGKGIEYRVDENVVYLSKTSSPSTASASVQSDQQADTKTVTGTVVDAAGIPLIGVSVLEVGTTNGSITDLDGNFTVTVPETATLQFSYIGYKTVEMAVAGLTTINLTMEEDSEVLEEVVVTALGIKRAEKALSYNVQQVNSDDITRNKDANFVNSLSGKVAGVNINASSSGVGGISKVVMRGTKSIMQSSNALYVIDGVPMYSATSEGGTGFDSKGATEPIADINPEDIESMSVLTGAAAAALYGSDAANGAIVITTKKGKEGRLSITVNSNTEFQNTFVAPRFQNKYGTGSSLAANDQVRSWGKLLNSSNYTGYDPLSDYLQTGIIGTESVSLSTGTDKNQTYASAAAVNSRGVVPNNKYARYNFTFRNTTKFLNDKMTLDVGASYIIQKDQNMVNQGPYNNPIVGAYLFPRGNDWEDIKMYERYDPVRKLNTQYWPVGDAGMVMQNPYWVNYRQLRNNNKDRYMLNASLNYQILDWLSVSGRVRWDSSTNDYTEKYYAGTNTQMTESSTRGLYTIAKSTDKQLYADFLVNINKTFGEDWSLSANIGTSFTDMRSDVLEVRGPIADENFTGEQPGLANVFNVQNLSKTRTRPLQTGWREQTQSIFASAEVGYKSTYYLTLTGRNDWPSQLAGPNSTSKSFFYPSVGVSALLSELMPNVNKDYLSYLKVRGSFASVGTAFQRYIANPLYEWNSSSGQWNNTTQYPVYNLKPERTKSWEAGLTIRFFKDFNLDLTYYNTVTENQTFNPELGVSGYSNLYIQTGAVRNSGIELALGYEKTWNKFTWSSNYTFSTNKNKILELADNAINPATGEQFSISTLDMGGLGSAVFLLREGGSMGDVYSNRQLKRDVNGDIYVDANGNLTAETIANSDDYIKLGSVLPKANMAWRNDFTWGNFRFGFMISARLGGVVFSRTQAVLDDYGVSEASADARDQGYVLVNGTDQVNPEAWYRAIGSGDAVAQYYTYSATNVRLQEASIGYTFPRKMLGDVCDLSISLVGRNLWMLYCKAPFDPENVASTNNFYQGIDYFMMPSTRNIGCSVTLKF from the coding sequence ATGAGAAGCAAAAAATCTTGCAAATGCTCGAAGAAGCTACTCCGGGCATTGGTGTTGTCTGCGCTTATTACGGTGCCATCGCAGTTCACCGCGGCGCAGTTGAATATTGCTTTATCGAATGCTCCCTTAGGGACAGTGATTAAGCAGATTCAATCACAATCTCAGTATCAATTTTTTTACGATGATGACCTTGCCGATACACAGGTCCAGTCTGTCAACGCCCAAGACGCTTCGGTGGAAGAAGTGTTGGAACAGGCACTTGCGGGTAAAGGCATCGAGTACAGAGTTGATGAGAACGTGGTCTATTTGTCTAAGACTTCCTCGCCTTCCACTGCTTCTGCATCGGTTCAGTCGGATCAACAGGCAGACACCAAGACTGTGACCGGTACGGTTGTTGATGCGGCGGGTATTCCGTTGATTGGTGTGAGCGTGTTGGAAGTAGGGACAACGAACGGTTCTATCACCGACTTGGATGGTAATTTTACGGTAACCGTGCCGGAGACCGCTACGCTGCAGTTCTCTTACATCGGTTATAAGACCGTAGAAATGGCGGTAGCCGGACTGACTACCATTAACCTGACGATGGAAGAAGATTCCGAAGTGCTGGAAGAAGTGGTGGTAACCGCTTTGGGTATCAAGCGTGCGGAAAAAGCATTGTCTTACAACGTGCAGCAGGTAAATTCGGATGACATTACCCGCAACAAGGATGCGAACTTTGTCAATTCGTTGAGCGGTAAGGTTGCCGGTGTCAACATCAACGCTTCTTCTTCCGGTGTGGGCGGTATCTCGAAGGTAGTGATGCGTGGTACGAAATCCATCATGCAGTCATCCAATGCCTTGTATGTCATCGACGGTGTGCCGATGTATTCGGCTACCAGCGAAGGAGGTACAGGATTCGACTCGAAAGGTGCTACCGAACCGATTGCCGACATCAACCCCGAAGACATCGAATCGATGTCAGTCCTGACCGGTGCAGCCGCTGCCGCATTGTATGGTTCGGACGCTGCCAACGGTGCTATCGTCATTACGACCAAGAAAGGTAAGGAAGGACGTCTGAGCATCACGGTAAACAGCAACACGGAATTCCAGAACACGTTTGTGGCTCCGCGTTTTCAGAATAAGTATGGAACCGGAAGTTCATTGGCTGCCAACGATCAGGTGCGTAGCTGGGGCAAACTGTTGAACAGTTCCAACTATACCGGTTATGACCCGTTGAGCGATTATTTGCAGACCGGTATTATCGGTACGGAAAGTGTTTCACTCTCTACCGGTACCGACAAGAACCAGACCTACGCTTCGGCTGCGGCTGTCAATTCGCGCGGTGTCGTTCCCAACAACAAATATGCGCGTTACAACTTTACGTTCCGCAACACCACCAAGTTCTTGAATGACAAGATGACCTTGGATGTAGGCGCGTCTTACATCATCCAGAAAGACCAGAACATGGTGAACCAGGGTCCGTACAACAACCCGATTGTAGGTGCTTACCTGTTCCCGCGCGGCAACGACTGGGAAGACATCAAGATGTACGAACGCTATGACCCGGTGCGCAAGCTGAACACGCAGTACTGGCCCGTAGGCGATGCAGGTATGGTCATGCAGAACCCGTATTGGGTGAACTACCGCCAGCTTCGTAACAACAACAAGGACCGTTACATGCTGAACGCCAGCCTGAATTACCAGATTCTGGACTGGTTGAGCGTAAGCGGCCGTGTACGTTGGGATAGCTCTACAAACGATTATACCGAAAAATATTATGCAGGTACCAATACGCAGATGACCGAATCGTCTACGCGCGGTTTGTACACCATCGCCAAGAGTACTGACAAGCAGCTGTATGCCGACTTCCTGGTGAATATCAACAAGACTTTCGGCGAAGACTGGAGCCTGTCGGCAAATATCGGTACTTCGTTCACCGATATGCGTTCGGATGTATTGGAAGTGCGCGGACCGATTGCTGACGAGAACTTTACGGGTGAGCAGCCGGGCTTGGCTAACGTGTTCAACGTACAGAATTTGAGTAAGACTCGTACCCGTCCCTTGCAGACCGGTTGGCGCGAACAAACCCAATCTATCTTCGCTTCTGCCGAGGTGGGCTACAAGAGCACTTACTACCTGACATTGACCGGACGTAATGACTGGCCTTCGCAGTTGGCAGGACCGAACTCTACCAGCAAGTCGTTCTTCTATCCTTCTGTCGGTGTTTCCGCTTTGCTGAGCGAATTGATGCCGAATGTAAACAAGGATTATCTGTCGTACTTGAAAGTGCGCGGTTCATTCGCATCAGTAGGTACAGCGTTCCAACGCTACATTGCCAATCCGCTTTACGAATGGAACTCAAGTTCAGGCCAATGGAATAATACTACCCAGTATCCGGTATATAACTTGAAGCCGGAACGTACCAAATCATGGGAAGCCGGTTTGACCATACGCTTCTTCAAGGATTTCAACTTGGACCTTACTTATTATAATACAGTGACAGAAAACCAGACCTTTAACCCGGAATTGGGTGTATCCGGTTATTCGAACCTGTATATCCAGACCGGTGCCGTACGTAACTCCGGTATCGAGTTGGCATTGGGTTATGAAAAGACTTGGAACAAGTTTACGTGGAGTAGCAACTACACGTTCTCTACCAACAAGAACAAGATTCTGGAATTGGCTGATAACGCCATTAATCCGGCAACCGGCGAGCAATTCTCTATCAGCACCTTGGATATGGGCGGTTTAGGGTCGGCAGTATTCTTGTTGCGTGAAGGCGGTTCGATGGGTGACGTTTACTCAAACCGTCAGTTGAAACGTGACGTGAACGGTGATATCTACGTGGATGCCAACGGCAACTTGACAGCAGAAACTATCGCAAACTCGGATGACTACATCAAGTTGGGCAGCGTATTGCCGAAAGCAAATATGGCATGGCGCAACGACTTTACGTGGGGCAATTTCCGTTTCGGCTTTATGATTTCAGCCCGTCTGGGTGGCGTGGTATTCTCTCGTACACAGGCTGTGTTGGATGATTACGGAGTATCTGAAGCTTCGGCTGACGCCCGCGACCAAGGCTATGTCTTGGTAAACGGAACCGATCAGGTAAATCCGGAAGCTTGGTATCGCGCAATCGGTAGCGGCGATGCTGTGGCACAGTATTATACGTATTCTGCGACAAACGTACGCTTGCAGGAAGCCTCTATCGGTTATACATTCCCGCGCAAGATGCTGGGCGATGTATGCGACCTGAGCATTTCGTTGGTAGGACGTAACTTGTGGATGTTGTATTGCAAGGCTCCGTTCGACCCCGAAAACGTGGCTTCTACGAATAATTTCTATCAAGGTATCGACTACTTCATGATGCCTTCTACCCGTAACATTGGTTGTAGTGTAACTTTAAAATTCTAA
- a CDS encoding RNA polymerase sigma-70 factor: MTEEFEKTYKALFRRYYPGLLFYAARLVGEADAEDIVQDVFVEIWRRQDTVELGDQIQSFLYRSVYTKSLNLLKHRAVAENYNAEEVEFYQKKIDYYQPDHADVISRIENQELRAELRRAINGLPDKCQEVFKLSYLHEMKNKDIADVMGISLRTVEAHMYKALKFLRERLKGLRF, translated from the coding sequence ATGACGGAGGAATTCGAGAAGACATATAAGGCATTGTTCAGGCGTTATTATCCGGGATTGTTGTTTTATGCGGCACGCCTTGTTGGAGAAGCTGACGCTGAAGACATCGTTCAGGATGTGTTCGTGGAAATTTGGCGGAGGCAGGATACGGTAGAGCTAGGCGACCAGATCCAGTCATTCCTGTACCGTTCGGTCTATACCAAATCGCTCAATCTGCTGAAGCATAGGGCAGTGGCGGAAAACTACAATGCCGAGGAGGTGGAGTTCTATCAGAAAAAGATTGATTATTACCAGCCCGACCATGCGGACGTAATCAGCCGGATAGAGAATCAGGAATTGCGTGCGGAGCTTCGCCGTGCCATTAACGGATTGCCGGATAAGTGTCAGGAGGTTTTCAAGCTGAGCTACCTGCACGAAATGAAGAACAAGGACATTGCCGACGTGATGGGCATTTCCTTGCGCACGGTAGAGGCGCACATGTATAAGGCGCTGAAATTCCTCCGCGAGAGGCTGAAAGGGCTGCGGTTCTGA
- a CDS encoding GH92 family glycosyl hydrolase — translation MKLKATPIYAFLFALAACSTPPQPSEEDLTQYVNPFIGTDFTGNTYPGAQVPFGMVQLSPDNGLPGWDRIAGYFYPDSTIAGFSHTHLLGTGAGDLYDISFMPVTLPYKEAEAPLGIHSKFSHENEEAYAGYYRVKLDDYDINVELTATERCGVQRYTFPKAESAIILNLAKSMNWDATQDTYIEAVDSVTVRGYRYSNGWARNQKVYFCTRFSRPFAQMKVDTVNVPREDKGYDRGLIVRFEYPTQEGEQITLATAISGTGMEGALKNLQAEAPDNDFDTYLQKAKAAWNKELSKIKIETDDADTRTVFYTALYHSMLAPTIYSDVDGLYYGPDGENHQADGWTNYSTFSLWDTYRAAHPLFTLTQPERTNDMVKSLIAFYEQNGRLPVWNFYGSETDMMIGYHAVAVIADAYLKGIGDFDAEKALEACVKTANIDEYRGIGVYKQKGYIPYDMHDPYNNDGWSLSKTLEYAFDDYCIAKMAEKMGKADLANEFYARSQNYRNVYNPATSFMQPRDTKGGFIPDFDAEDYTPNICESNGWQYFWSVQHDIEGLIELTGGNERFVQKLDSMFTFHPTDTTKLPLFSTGMIGQYAHGNEPSHHVAYLYNKVGEPWKTQQYASQIMHTLYTNTPAGLCGNEDCGQMSAWYVLSAMGFYPVNPVSQTYEIGSPLFQKLSLSLPGGKTFTVIAHNVSPENCYIQSIRLNGKPYDKSYITHSQILEGATLEMEMGNQPGPKWY, via the coding sequence ATGAAACTGAAAGCCACTCCGATTTATGCTTTTCTTTTTGCGCTGGCAGCATGCAGCACTCCCCCCCAACCTTCTGAGGAAGACCTGACCCAATATGTCAATCCGTTTATCGGCACCGATTTCACAGGAAACACCTATCCGGGCGCGCAAGTGCCTTTCGGCATGGTGCAGCTAAGCCCTGATAACGGCTTGCCCGGCTGGGACCGCATCGCCGGTTATTTCTATCCCGACAGCACGATAGCCGGATTCAGCCACACGCACCTGCTAGGGACAGGAGCGGGCGACCTGTACGACATTTCGTTCATGCCCGTCACCCTGCCTTACAAAGAAGCCGAAGCCCCCTTGGGCATCCACTCGAAATTCTCGCACGAGAACGAAGAGGCATACGCCGGATATTACCGGGTGAAGCTGGATGACTATGACATCAACGTGGAGCTGACTGCCACCGAACGGTGTGGCGTGCAGCGTTACACGTTCCCGAAAGCCGAGTCTGCCATCATCCTCAACCTGGCGAAATCCATGAACTGGGACGCTACGCAAGACACCTACATCGAAGCCGTCGACTCGGTGACCGTCCGCGGCTACCGCTACTCGAACGGCTGGGCACGCAACCAGAAGGTTTATTTCTGCACCCGCTTCTCCCGCCCGTTTGCACAAATGAAGGTAGACACCGTAAACGTCCCGCGGGAGGACAAAGGCTATGACAGAGGGCTTATCGTCCGTTTCGAATACCCCACACAGGAAGGCGAGCAGATAACCCTTGCCACTGCCATCTCAGGCACAGGCATGGAAGGCGCCCTAAAGAACCTGCAAGCGGAAGCGCCGGACAACGATTTCGACACGTACCTGCAAAAGGCCAAAGCCGCCTGGAACAAGGAATTAAGCAAAATCAAGATAGAAACCGACGATGCAGACACACGTACCGTATTCTATACGGCACTGTATCACAGCATGCTGGCACCTACTATCTACAGTGACGTAGACGGCTTGTATTATGGACCAGACGGAGAAAACCACCAGGCAGACGGCTGGACCAATTACAGCACCTTCTCCTTGTGGGACACCTACCGTGCCGCTCATCCGCTCTTTACCCTCACCCAGCCCGAACGCACCAACGACATGGTAAAGTCACTCATCGCTTTTTACGAACAGAACGGACGCCTGCCCGTATGGAATTTCTACGGAAGCGAAACGGACATGATGATCGGCTACCATGCCGTAGCGGTCATCGCCGACGCTTACCTGAAGGGCATCGGTGACTTTGATGCCGAAAAAGCGTTGGAAGCCTGCGTGAAAACCGCCAATATCGACGAATACCGCGGCATCGGCGTGTACAAGCAAAAAGGATATATCCCCTACGACATGCACGACCCGTATAACAACGACGGCTGGTCGCTCTCGAAAACGCTGGAATACGCGTTCGACGATTACTGCATTGCCAAAATGGCAGAAAAGATGGGCAAAGCAGACCTCGCCAACGAGTTTTATGCCCGCTCACAGAATTACCGCAACGTGTACAATCCTGCCACTTCCTTCATGCAGCCGCGCGACACGAAAGGCGGGTTCATCCCCGATTTCGATGCCGAAGACTATACGCCCAACATCTGCGAGAGCAACGGCTGGCAATATTTCTGGTCGGTACAGCATGACATCGAAGGGCTGATAGAACTGACCGGAGGGAATGAACGCTTTGTCCAGAAACTGGACAGCATGTTCACTTTCCACCCTACCGACACCACCAAGCTCCCGCTGTTCAGCACCGGCATGATCGGGCAATACGCACATGGCAACGAACCCAGCCACCACGTGGCATACTTATACAACAAGGTGGGAGAACCCTGGAAAACCCAACAATATGCCAGCCAAATCATGCACACATTATACACCAACACTCCGGCAGGCTTATGCGGCAATGAAGACTGCGGGCAGATGTCGGCATGGTATGTGCTGAGCGCAATGGGATTTTATCCGGTAAATCCGGTTTCGCAAACATACGAAATCGGAAGCCCGCTCTTTCAAAAATTATCATTATCTTTGCCGGGCGGTAAAACATTTACTGTCATCGCGCACAACGTAAGTCCTGAAAACTGTTACATCCAGTCTATCCGGCTGAACGGCAAACCTTACGACAAAAGCTACATCACGCATAGCCAGATATTGGAAGGAGCCACGCTGGAAATGGAAATGGGAAACCAGCCGGGACCGAAATGGTATTGA
- a CDS encoding FecR family protein produces MKISYETIMHFFRNECTPEERRAVMQWVNESEEHKAFFFKWEELFHLGKMHEMSDETILQEAENKLEARIHTEEEGKRLKIYSLWEKGLKYAAAIAVVAAVAGLAAWYLSSGQHPEMLTASTGSGETQELVLPDNSKVWLNENTTLTYPKKFERGKRELHLNGEAYFEVSKDKHKPFRVCSKSMNVQVLGTKFNFRSMDKGKTAEASLIEGEVRVEGNNNEGAITLTPGQKVELNLRTRQMKVSQTDAVIDAVWHDGLIPLDQADVFRIADILEKLYGMDIILAPDIDRTNTYSGVLQKKETIEEVLKILQNTIHINYKIYQGTVFISSGK; encoded by the coding sequence ATGAAAATAAGTTATGAAACCATTATGCATTTCTTCCGTAATGAATGCACGCCCGAAGAAAGACGTGCAGTCATGCAATGGGTGAATGAATCGGAGGAACATAAAGCATTTTTCTTCAAGTGGGAAGAACTTTTCCACTTAGGGAAAATGCATGAGATGTCAGATGAAACGATTCTTCAAGAAGCCGAAAACAAGCTGGAGGCGCGCATCCATACGGAAGAGGAAGGCAAAAGGTTGAAGATATACAGTTTATGGGAAAAAGGGCTTAAATATGCAGCGGCAATCGCTGTAGTGGCTGCCGTAGCGGGACTGGCAGCCTGGTATCTGTCAAGCGGGCAACACCCCGAAATGCTTACCGCCTCTACCGGAAGCGGAGAAACACAGGAACTGGTTTTGCCCGACAACAGCAAAGTATGGCTGAACGAAAATACCACGCTGACCTACCCCAAGAAGTTCGAAAGAGGCAAACGGGAACTGCATTTGAACGGAGAAGCCTATTTTGAAGTAAGCAAGGACAAACACAAACCCTTCCGCGTATGCAGCAAAAGCATGAATGTGCAGGTATTGGGCACCAAGTTCAATTTCCGGAGCATGGATAAAGGGAAAACGGCGGAAGCCTCGTTGATAGAAGGCGAAGTAAGGGTAGAAGGCAACAACAACGAAGGAGCCATCACGCTGACGCCCGGACAGAAAGTGGAGCTGAACCTGAGGACCCGCCAAATGAAAGTATCGCAAACAGACGCCGTCATAGACGCGGTATGGCACGATGGCTTGATACCGCTGGATCAAGCTGACGTATTCCGCATTGCCGATATTCTGGAAAAGCTATACGGCATGGACATCATCCTTGCACCGGACATTGACCGGACAAATACCTATTCGGGCGTACTGCAAAAGAAGGAAACAATAGAAGAAGTATTGAAAATATTACAGAACACCATTCATATCAATTACAAGATATACCAAGGGACTGTATTCATATCATCCGGAAAATAA
- a CDS encoding GH92 family glycosyl hydrolase, with translation MKARLSVIAYCTGAALMLAACAQTATTPDYTVYVNPFIGTGGHGHTFPGPVVPHGMIQPSPDTRIDGWDACSGYYYADSTINGFSHNHVSGTGCADYGDFLLMPTVGEQQYNPQDYVSQTEPYASPFSHENETAEPGYYSVFLDRYGVKAELTSTPRAALHRYTFPETTDAGFILDMDYSIQYQTNLDMQVEVVSDTEIKGSKLTKYWAFDQQASFYAKFSKPFTYTIVRDTLTDAKGRVQPRCKVLLKFETQKDEQVLVKVGISTVDTEGAKKNLEAEIPAWDFDKARNDAKAAWNTWLSKIDITTANETNKEIFYTAMYHAAISPNLFTDADGRHWGMDMQAHQGSVNEPVYTVFSLWDTFRALHPLLTIIDPQLNNDFIRSLILKSQEGGVFPKWELAGNYTGTMIGYHAVSLIADAYTKGIADFDLQEAYKACLRVAEYDTTGIKCPPEVLPFLMPKAKYYKNTLGYIPCDRENESVAKALEYAYDDYCISILAEAVGDYENQEKYAKFAKAYTHYFDPSTRFMRGLDSNGNWRTPFNPKASNHRNDDYCEGNAWQWLWFVPQDVEGFVELMGGEEAFAGKLDSLFNADSTIEGELVSADITGLIGQYAQGNEPSHHVIHLYNYVNRPWKTQELIDRVLKEQYRNEPDGLSGNEDCGQMSAWYILNSMGFYQVCPGKPVYSIGRPIFDQTVINLPEGKTFTIVTKNNSADNKYIESATLNGKPLDKPFLEHKAISAGGVLEITMTNQPTKWGV, from the coding sequence ATGAAAGCAAGACTTTCCGTTATAGCTTATTGCACAGGAGCAGCCCTGATGCTGGCGGCGTGCGCACAGACAGCCACGACGCCTGACTATACGGTGTATGTAAATCCGTTTATCGGAACAGGCGGGCACGGGCATACGTTTCCCGGACCCGTAGTACCTCACGGCATGATCCAGCCCAGCCCGGATACACGTATTGACGGGTGGGACGCCTGCTCGGGCTACTATTACGCAGACTCTACGATAAACGGCTTCTCGCACAACCATGTCAGCGGGACAGGATGTGCCGATTACGGCGACTTCCTCCTGATGCCGACCGTAGGCGAACAGCAGTATAACCCACAAGACTACGTGAGCCAGACCGAGCCATACGCCTCTCCGTTCAGCCACGAAAACGAAACGGCAGAGCCGGGATATTATTCGGTATTCCTTGACCGCTACGGTGTAAAAGCGGAACTGACCTCTACCCCACGCGCCGCCCTGCACCGCTATACGTTCCCTGAAACGACAGATGCGGGCTTTATCCTCGATATGGACTACTCCATCCAATACCAAACTAACCTGGACATGCAGGTGGAAGTGGTCAGCGACACGGAAATCAAAGGCAGCAAGCTCACCAAATACTGGGCATTCGACCAGCAGGCAAGCTTTTACGCCAAATTCTCGAAACCTTTCACTTACACCATCGTGCGCGATACGCTGACCGACGCGAAGGGAAGAGTACAACCGCGCTGCAAGGTATTGCTGAAATTCGAAACCCAGAAAGACGAACAGGTATTGGTGAAAGTAGGCATCTCTACCGTAGACACGGAAGGCGCGAAGAAGAACCTGGAAGCCGAAATACCTGCATGGGACTTCGACAAGGCGCGCAACGATGCCAAAGCGGCGTGGAACACGTGGCTGTCTAAAATCGACATCACCACTGCCAACGAAACCAACAAAGAGATATTCTACACAGCCATGTATCATGCCGCTATCAGCCCGAACCTGTTTACGGATGCAGACGGGCGCCACTGGGGCATGGACATGCAGGCACACCAAGGCAGCGTAAACGAGCCGGTATATACGGTATTCTCCTTATGGGATACGTTCCGTGCGCTTCATCCGCTGCTGACCATCATCGACCCGCAGTTGAACAACGACTTTATCCGCTCGCTGATACTGAAGAGTCAGGAAGGCGGCGTTTTCCCGAAATGGGAACTGGCAGGGAACTATACGGGAACCATGATCGGCTATCATGCCGTGTCGCTCATAGCAGACGCTTATACCAAAGGGATTGCCGACTTCGACTTGCAGGAAGCCTATAAAGCCTGCCTGCGTGTAGCCGAATATGATACGACAGGCATCAAATGCCCGCCTGAGGTATTGCCTTTCCTGATGCCAAAAGCCAAATATTACAAAAACACCCTCGGCTATATCCCTTGCGACCGCGAAAACGAATCGGTTGCCAAGGCATTGGAATATGCGTATGACGACTATTGCATTTCCATCTTGGCAGAAGCGGTAGGCGATTACGAAAACCAAGAGAAATACGCCAAGTTCGCCAAAGCCTATACCCACTATTTCGACCCCTCTACCCGCTTCATGCGCGGTCTGGACTCGAACGGCAACTGGCGCACTCCGTTTAACCCGAAAGCTTCGAACCACCGCAACGACGACTATTGTGAAGGCAACGCCTGGCAATGGCTGTGGTTCGTACCGCAAGATGTAGAAGGATTCGTAGAACTGATGGGCGGCGAGGAAGCTTTCGCGGGCAAACTCGATTCGTTGTTCAACGCCGACTCTACGATTGAAGGAGAACTGGTTTCGGCAGACATCACGGGATTAATCGGCCAATACGCACAAGGCAACGAACCCAGCCACCACGTGATTCACCTGTACAACTACGTGAACCGTCCGTGGAAAACCCAAGAACTGATAGACCGTGTGCTGAAAGAGCAATACCGCAATGAGCCGGACGGACTGTCGGGGAATGAAGACTGCGGACAGATGTCGGCATGGTATATCCTGAACTCCATGGGATTCTACCAAGTATGTCCGGGCAAACCGGTATATTCCATCGGACGCCCGATATTTGACCAAACGGTCATTAACCTGCCCGAAGGAAAGACTTTCACGATTGTAACCAAGAACAATTCGGCTGACAATAAATACATCGAAAGCGCGACGTTAAACGGAAAACCGCTTGACAAGCCGTTCCTGGAACACAAAGCAATCTCTG